CGAACGCGTTGGGCAGCCCGGCGTTGGGGTGGATGCTCACGTAGGTGCCGGCGACCCGGGCCAGCTCGGCCACGTAGGGGCGCAGCTGGTGCGCGCCGAGCGAGCAGTTGACGCCGATGGCCAACGGCTTCGCGTGTGCGACCGAGTTCCAGAACGCCTCGACCGTCTGGCCGGACAGGTTCCGCGAGCTCTGGTCGACGAACAGCGAAATCCACAAGGGAACGTCGGGCGCCACCTCGCGGGCCGCGGTGATGGCCGCCTTGGCGTTGAGCGTGTCGAAGATCGTCTCGATCAGGAACAGGTCGACGCCGCCCTCGGCCAGCGCCGCGAACTGCTCGGCGTAGGCGGCCTTGACCTGGTCGAAGAGCACGGCCCGGTAGGCCGGCTCGTCGACCTTGGGCGACAACGAGAGCGTCACGTTGAGCGGGCCGACCGAGCCGGCGACGAACTTGCCACCGGCCTCGTCGGCGGCCTGCCGGGCCAGCCGGGCGCCGGCCAGGTTCATCTCGCGGACGTGACTCTCCAGGCCGTAGTCGGCCTGGCCGATGCTGGTCGCGGTGAACGTGTTGGTGGTGGTGATGTCGGCGCCCGCGGCCAGGTAGCGGCGGTGGATGTCGAGGATGACGTCGGGCCGGGTCAGGTTGAGCACGTCAGGGTCGCCGGTGACGTCGAGCGGGTGGTCGGTGAACAGGTCACCGCGGTAGTCGGCCGGGGTCAGCTGCTCAGCCTGCAGCATGGTGCCCCACGCACCGTCGAGCACCATGATCCGGCTGTCGAGGGCTTCTCGAAGGGCAACTTCGCGGCTCCGCACATCGATCAAGGCCGTATCTCCTCCGGTCGCCTGACCGCCCCTCACCGGGTAGTTTCCCGATCACTGGAGCGACCGTCGAGAATACCTGGATTCGAGGGTGTGATGCGGCCGGCAGTCCAGAGTGTGAGCCGGCTATCGTGCCAGCCGCGCCAGAAGTCCGGAGGCTGCCGCGATGCCCACCGCGGTCGCCACGATCAACACGCCGAAGTCCAGCGGCAGCCGCGCCGGGGTGCCGATCAGCAGCCCACGCAGCGCTTCCACCTGATAGCTCAACGGGTTGACGTGGTTGACCACCTGGAGCCAGCCGGGCATCAGTGACACCGGATAGAGCGCGTTCGACGCGAAGAACAGCGGCATCATGATCGCCTGGCCGATGCCCATCATCCGGTCGCGCGACAGCACCAGCCCGGCGATGGTCACCGAGAGGCAGCAGAAGAACGCGGCGCCGAGCAACACCACGACGACCACGCCGAGCAGCTTGAGCGGGTTGACGGTGAAGCGCACGCCGAGCAGTTCCGCTATCGCATAGACGACAACCGCTTGAGCGAGGCCGCGTACGCCGGCCGCGAAGGCCTTCCCGGTGACCAGCGCCGCCCGCGGTGTCGGGGTGACCATCAGCTTGGCCAGCACGCCCGCGTCGCGTTCCCAGATGATCTGGATTCCGTAGAAGATCGACACGAACAGCGCCGACTGGGCGAGCACGCCGGGCGCGAGGAAGTCGAGATAGGGCACCCCGCCGGTCGGGATCGCGTGCAGCTTGGTGAACGTGACGCCGAAGATGACCAGCCAGAGTGCCGGCTGCACGGCGCGGGTGAGCAGCTCGCTGCGGTCGTGCGAGAGCTTCTGGAGCTCGACGACGCAGAGCGCGACGACCCGCGACAGGACCAGCCGCGGGCTCATCCGCCGGTCGACATCAACCGAGCCGGCCAGCGGTGCGGCGAGTGGCACGGACATCGCGGAGTCCCTTCTGATCTTCCTCGAGCGGCCCGCCCGAGTATTCGCGGAAGACGTCTTCGAGCGTGGCGTCGTCGTGGCCGAGCTCGTCGATCAGCTCGCGTGGTGTGCCGAGCTTGCCGAGCCGGCCGCGGTGCATCAGGCCGACCCGGTCGCAGGACTGCTCGGCCTCTTCCATGTAGTGCGTGGTCAGCAGCACCGTCATGCCGGTCTCCGCGCGCACGGCGGCGATCCGGTCCCAGACGCTGCCGCGGGCGATCGGGTCGAGGCCGATCGTCGGCTCGTCGAGGATCAGCAACTGCGGCGAGCTGACCAGCGCCTGCGCCAGCTCCAGCCGGCGGATCATGCCGCCGGAATAGGTCTTGGCCAGCCGCCCGGCGGCGTCGGTGAGGCCCATCATCTCCAGTGCCTCGCTCACCTTGGCCTTGCGCTCCCGGCGCGGCACGTCGAACAGCCGCGCGAACAGCGACACGTTCTCGACGCCCGACAACGAGCCGTCGGCGGAGAGCTGCTGCGGCACATAACCGATCAGCCGGCGCACCGCCATCCGCCGCTTCGCGACGTCAAGACCGAAAACCGAGATGACGCCATCGGGTACGGGCAGCAGCGCGGTGATCGCCCGGATGGTCGTGGTCTTCCCGGCGCCATTGGGCCCGAGCAGACCGAAGATCTCGCCACGCTCGACGACCAGGTCGACGCCGTCGACCGCCTTGGTCTCGCCAAACTTGTAGTGCAAGTCCCGCACACTGACCGCAGCGTCGGTCATAGATCCCTCCCGGTGTCGTGCACGTCGGCGCGCACCTGGTCGAGCAGGCGGCGCAGGGCGGGCAGGGCGGCTTCGATGGCGGCGCGGTCCTCCGGGGCGGCCCGGTCGAGCGCCTGCCCGATCAGGGCGGCGCGGGCGGCTCGCCACGCGGCCATCCGCTCCTGCGCCCTGGTGGTCAGCGTGAGGCGGGCGGCGCGCCGGTCGGCAGGGTCGGGCTCGCGGTGCAGCAGGCCCTGGTCGACGAGGGCGTTGACCAGGGTGCTGACCGAGTTGCCGGCGAGGTCGAGCGCCTGCGCGGCGCCGGCGATCCCGACGCCGGGCTGGTTGGCGACCACGAACAACAGCTCACGCTGTGCCTCAGGGAGCGGCGGCACGGCGACCGCTTCGGCCGTGCGACGCCGCGAGAGACGGCGTAAAGCGGCTGTTATGGACATCAACTCCCCGACTACCTCCGCGCTCTGGGTGACGTCGGTCATCTCCACAAATTACCTCCGTGACAGAGGTATTTGGTGGTGATCCGAGACACGCACTCGTTGTCCGTTGTATGGCCTAGAGCGAAGTTACGGTTTGACGGAAGACGAGAATGGGGGCTCTCGTGCGCATTTCCATCGCCGAGGCGCCTGCTGGCGAAGCGACCGTCGTGAAGCTGGCCGGTGAGCTCGGCGTCGACACGGCGGCCGAGCTCGCGGCGGCGATCGAGGATCTCCTCGCTCGCCCCACCCACCGCATCGTCATCGACCTGGCCCTGCTCGGCTTCTGCGACTCGATGGGCCTGTCCACGTTCCTCGACGCCCACCGCCGGTGCGAGGCCGAGGGTGGCTACCTCGCGCTCGCGGCGCCGTCACCGTTCATGAGCCGGTTGCTCGACGTGGTCGGCCTGCTCCGCCAGGTGCCCGCCTACGCCACGGTCGCCTCGGCTTGCGCGGGCGGCAAAGAAGGCCGGCTGGCCTAGCACTCATCCCCCGTATGCGGATTTTTCGGATACGGGCGACTACGGTGGAAGTAGTTATGGGATGAGGTGGGTCGCATGAGTCGGTCCGTTTCCACCAAGGGCACGCTGCCCGACGAGAAGCGCCACACCAGGATCGGCGGTTCGTGGATCATCCTGCTGATCGGCTTGATCCTGCTCGCCTTCCTCCTGGTCTTCGTGCTGCAAAACCTGGACAGCGTGCGCATCCACTTCCTGTCCGCCAACTTCACGATGCCGCTCGGCGTGGCCCTGCTGCTGGCCGCCATCGGAGGCGCACTGATCTGCGCGGTCCCGTTCGCGGCCCGGATCTTCCAGCTCCGCCGCGCGACCCGCCGCCCACGCAACATGCGGTGAGATCGCGCTAATTTGGCTGTATGGCAAAGGTTCTTTATACCGCCGAGGCCCACGTGGCCGGCGGGCGCACAAACGGGCACGGTCGCACCTCCGACGGCGCGCTGGAGGTCGACCTGCGCGCACCGGCCGAGATGGGCGGCGAGGGCGGCGGCACCAACCCCGAGCAACTCTTCGCCGTCGGCTACGCCGCGTGCTTCGAGTCGGCCCTGGCCGGCGCCGCCCGCCGGGCACACATCGAAGCCGGCGACGCGGAGATCGACTCCAAGGTCAGCCTGCTGCCCACCGGCACCGGCGGCTTCGTGCTGGCGGTCGAACTCGACGTCACGCTCCCCTCGATCACCGACGAGGCCCAGGCCGTCGACCTGGTCCGCACCGCGCACAGCATCTGCCCCTATTCGAACGCCACCCGCGGCAACATCGACGTCACCCTGACCGCCAACGGCAAGCCGGTCGAATAACGGCCGCCGGCCCCGACCGGGTCCGCGCCCGGTTGGGGTC
This genomic interval from Asanoa ferruginea contains the following:
- a CDS encoding ABC transporter permease; the encoded protein is MSVPLAAPLAGSVDVDRRMSPRLVLSRVVALCVVELQKLSHDRSELLTRAVQPALWLVIFGVTFTKLHAIPTGGVPYLDFLAPGVLAQSALFVSIFYGIQIIWERDAGVLAKLMVTPTPRAALVTGKAFAAGVRGLAQAVVVYAIAELLGVRFTVNPLKLLGVVVVVLLGAAFFCCLSVTIAGLVLSRDRMMGIGQAIMMPLFFASNALYPVSLMPGWLQVVNHVNPLSYQVEALRGLLIGTPARLPLDFGVLIVATAVGIAAASGLLARLAR
- a CDS encoding ABC transporter ATP-binding protein, with amino-acid sequence MTDAAVSVRDLHYKFGETKAVDGVDLVVERGEIFGLLGPNGAGKTTTIRAITALLPVPDGVISVFGLDVAKRRMAVRRLIGYVPQQLSADGSLSGVENVSLFARLFDVPRRERKAKVSEALEMMGLTDAAGRLAKTYSGGMIRRLELAQALVSSPQLLILDEPTIGLDPIARGSVWDRIAAVRAETGMTVLLTTHYMEEAEQSCDRVGLMHRGRLGKLGTPRELIDELGHDDATLEDVFREYSGGPLEEDQKGLRDVRATRRTAGRLG
- a CDS encoding MarR family winged helix-turn-helix transcriptional regulator yields the protein MTDVTQSAEVVGELMSITAALRRLSRRRTAEAVAVPPLPEAQRELLFVVANQPGVGIAGAAQALDLAGNSVSTLVNALVDQGLLHREPDPADRRAARLTLTTRAQERMAAWRAARAALIGQALDRAAPEDRAAIEAALPALRRLLDQVRADVHDTGRDL
- a CDS encoding STAS domain-containing protein — encoded protein: MRISIAEAPAGEATVVKLAGELGVDTAAELAAAIEDLLARPTHRIVIDLALLGFCDSMGLSTFLDAHRRCEAEGGYLALAAPSPFMSRLLDVVGLLRQVPAYATVASACAGGKEGRLA
- a CDS encoding LapA family protein produces the protein MSRSVSTKGTLPDEKRHTRIGGSWIILLIGLILLAFLLVFVLQNLDSVRIHFLSANFTMPLGVALLLAAIGGALICAVPFAARIFQLRRATRRPRNMR
- a CDS encoding organic hydroperoxide resistance protein yields the protein MAKVLYTAEAHVAGGRTNGHGRTSDGALEVDLRAPAEMGGEGGGTNPEQLFAVGYAACFESALAGAARRAHIEAGDAEIDSKVSLLPTGTGGFVLAVELDVTLPSITDEAQAVDLVRTAHSICPYSNATRGNIDVTLTANGKPVE